A genomic segment from Camarhynchus parvulus chromosome 7, STF_HiC, whole genome shotgun sequence encodes:
- the ACKR3 gene encoding atypical chemokine receptor 3, translated as MSALDLTSILDFLETANLTEINWTCSSGECITVDATTCPGTLNKSALLYTLSFFYIFIFVIGLVANSVVVWVNLQAKMTGYETHLYIFNLAIADLCVVITLPVWVVSLVQHNQWHMGEITCKITHLIFSINLYSSIFFLACMSVDRYLSVAYFTNSSSRKKKIIRRCICILVWLLAFSASLPDTYYLKTVSSNSETYCRPVYPEESFKEWLIGMELISVVLGFLIPFPVIAVFYFLLAKSISTSSDQERKSNGKIIFSYVVVFLVCWLPYHVAVLLDIFYSLHFIPISCQMENFLYATLHITQCFSLVHCCVNPILYSFINRNYRYELMKAFIFKYSAKTGLTKLIDASRVSEAEYSALEQNAK; from the coding sequence ATGAGCGCGCTTGACTTGACTTCCATCCTGGATTTCCTGGAGACGGCCAACTTGACGGAGATCAACTGGACGTGCAGCAGCGGCGAGTGCATCACGGTGGATGCCACGACATGCCCTGGCACGCTCAACAAGAGCGCCCTGCTCTACACCCTGTCCTTCTTCTACATCTTCATCTTCGTCATAGGCCTGGTGGCCAACTCGGTGGTGGTGTGGGTCAACCTGCAGGCCAAAATGACGGGCTATGAGACCCACCTGTACATCTTCAACCTGGCCATCGCCGACCTGTGCGTCGTCATCACCCTGCCCGTGTGGGTCGTCTCGCTCGTCCAGCACAACCAGTGGCACATGGGGGAAATCACATGCAAGATAACCCACCTGATATTTTCCATCAACTTGTACAGCAGCATCTTCTTCCTGGCGTGCATGAGCGTGGACCGCTACCTCTCGGTCGCCTATTTCACCAACTCCAGCAGCCGCAAGAAGAAGATCATCCGCCGCTGCATCTGCATCCTGGTGTGGCTCCTGGCCTTCTCCGCCTCCCTCCCGGACACCTATTACCTCAAGACAGTCTCTTCCAACAGCGAGACCTACTGCAGGCCCGTCTACCCTGAGGAGAGCTTCAAGGAGTGGTTGATTGGCATGGAGCTCATCTCCGTGGTGCTGGGCTTCCTCATCCCCTTTCCCGTCATCGCCgtgttttatttcctcctgGCCAAGAGCATCTCCACCTCCAGCGACCAGGAGCGCAAGAGCAACGGGAAGATCATCTTCTCCTACGTCGTGGTGTTCCTGGTGTGCTGGCTGCCCTACCACGTGGCCGTCCTGCTGGACATCTTCTACAGCCTTCACTTCATCCCCATCAGCTGCCAGATGGAGAACTTCCTCTACGCCACCCTCCACATCACTCAGTGCTTCTCGCTGGTGCACTGCTGCGTCAACCCCATCCTGTACAGCTTCATCAACCGCAACTACAGATACGAGCTGATGAAAGCCTTCATTTTCAAGTACTCTGCCAAAACGGGCCTCACCAAACTCATCGACGCCTCCAGAGTGTCAGAAGCAGAATACTCAGCTCTGGAGCAAAATGCCAAATGA